CCACATTGCGGGCTACATCCTGGACAGCGGGCGAGCGGTCGTGCTGGCAGTCAACAAGTGGGATGCGGTCGACGACTACCAGAAGCAGATGCTCCAGCGCTCCATCGAGCAGCGGCTGGCATTCCTGAAGTTCGCGCCGTTGCTCCACATCTCGGCGATCAAGCGGCAGGGCCTGGGCCCGGTATGGAAAGCGATCGCCGACGCCCACGCTTCCGCGGTGCGCAAGATGTCCACCCCGGTGCTGACGCGGCTGCTGCATGAGGCTGTCGAGCACCAGGCTCCCAAGCGCGCCGGCATGTTCCGGCCCAAGCTGCGCTACGCCCATCAAGGGGGCATGAATCCGCCGGTCATCGTGGTGCACGGAAACTCGCTCGAGCACGTGACCGACGCTTACAAACGCTTCCTGGAGGGGCGCTTCCGTGAGCATTTCAAGCTCGTAGGCACCCCTTTGCGGATCGAAATGCGGTCCGGCAAGAACCCGTTCGACGACAAGAATTCGTGAAGGCTTTTGGGCCGAGGGTTTTCGATCGGGGGGAACCCTGTGTTAACGTGCCAATCTCATAATTTTCAACACGGAGCTATATCGTGAGCAACAAAGGGCAACTTCTACAAGACCCCTTCCTCAACCTGCTGCGCAAAGAGCATGTGCCGGTCTCGATCTATCTCGTGAACGGCATCAAGCTGCAGGGCCACATCGAGTCTTTTGATCAGTATGTGGTGCTCTTGCGAAATACGGTCACCCAGA
The Piscinibacter sp. XHJ-5 DNA segment above includes these coding regions:
- the hfq gene encoding RNA chaperone Hfq; the protein is MSNKGQLLQDPFLNLLRKEHVPVSIYLVNGIKLQGHIESFDQYVVLLRNTVTQMVYKHAISTVVPGRAVNFHAAESPEQS